The genomic stretch TCTTTTTATTCTCTGTGCGAGCCTGGCCCGGTCTACCAGACCCAGGCGATCTAAATGTGGGAGCAGCCTTGCTCGCGATTGCGGTAGATCAGTCGACAAAAATGTTGAATGCCAGACCTTCGCGAGCAAGCCCGCTCCCACAGTTGGGTTGTGTGTGTTTCGGTCAGATCGCGTTATGGGTCTTGAGCCAGCCAAGACCGGCTTCGGTCGTGGTCAACGGCTTGTACTCGCAGCCCACCCAACCCTGATAGCCAATGCGATCCAAGTGATCGAACAGGAACCGGTAGTTGATCTCTCCGGTACCCGGCTCGTTACGGCCTGGGTTGTCCGCCAGCTGGATATGGTTGATCTGATCCAGGTGCGTCGCCATGGTGCGCGCCAGGTCGCCTTCCATGATTTGCATGTGGTAGATGTCGTATTGCAGGAACAGGTTGGTGCTGCCTACCTGCTCACGAATTCCCAGGGCCTGCGCGGTGTTGTTCAGGTAGAAGCCAGGAATGTCGCGGGTGTTGATCGCTTCCATCACCAGCTTGATGCCCACCGCTTGCAGCTTGTCGGCGGCGTACTTGAGGTTGGCCACAAAAGTTTTTTCGAGGGTGGCGTCATCGAAACCCTGGGGGCGGATGCCGGCCAGGCAGTTGATCTGGGTATTGCCCAGCACCTGGGCATAGGCGATGGCCAGGTTGACCCCGGCGCGGAACTCCTCGACTCGGTCCGGGTGGCAGGCCAGGCCGCGCTCGCCGCTGGCCCAGTCGCCGGCCGGCAGGTTGAACAGCACTTGGGTCAAGCCGTGGGCGTCGAGTTGCGCCTTGATTTCGGCAGAGCTGAATTCGTAGGGGAACAGGTATTCCACCCCACTGAAGCCTGCGTCGGCGGCAGCTTTGAAGCGGGCGAGGAAGTCCTGTTCGGTGAACAGCATGGACAGGTTGGCGGCAAAACGCGGCATGGGGATCTCCTTAATCGAGCAGTGAAATGGCAGTCGGTGCGTCGTTGCCCACCAGTGCCAGATCTTCGAATTCGTTGACGGCGTTGATCTCGGTGCCCATGGAAATATTGGTCACGCGTTCCAGAATGATCTCGACAATCACCGGCACCTTGAACTCTTCGATCATTTCCTGGGCCTTGCGCAACGCTGGCTGGATCTGACCTGGCTCGAATACACGCAAGGCCTTGCAACCCAGGCCTTCGGCGACGGCGACGTGGTCCACGCCGTAACCGTTGAGTTCCGGTGCGTTGAGGTTGTCGAAAGACAACTGTACACAGTAGTCCATTTCAAACCCGCGCTGGGCCTGGCGGATCAGCCCCAGGTAGGAGTTGTTCACCACCACGTGGATGTACGGCAGTTTGAATTGCGCACCCACCGCCAGCTCTTCGATCATGAACTGGAAGTCATAGTCGCCGGACAGCGCCACCACCTTGCGGTTCGGGTCGGCCTTGACCACGCCCAGTGCTGCGGGGATCGTCCAACCCAGCGGGCCGGCCTGGCCGCAGTTGATCCAGTGGCGCGGCTTGTACACATGCAGAAACTGCGCGCCGGCAATCTGCGACAGGCCGATGGTGCTGACGTAACAGGTGTCTTTGCCGAACACCTGGTTCATCTCTTCGTACACCCGTTGCGGCTTGACCGGTACGTTGTCGAAATGCGTCTTGCGATGCAGGGTGGCTTTGCGCTGCTGGCAATCATGCAGCCAGGCGCTGCGGTCCTTGAGTTTGCCTGCGGCTTTCCATTCGCGGGCCACTTCGATAAACAGGGTCAGCGCGGCGCCCGCGTCGGACACGATGCCCAGGTCCGGGGTGAACACGCGGCCGATTTGCGTCGGCTCGATGTCAACGTGAATGAACTTACGACCCTCGGTGTACACCTCCACTGAACCGGTGTGGCGGTTGGCCCAGCGGTTGCCGACGCCCAGCACCACGTCCGACTTGAGCATCGTCGCGTTGCCGTAGCGGTGCGAGGTTTGCAGGCCGACCATACCCACCATCAACGGGTGATCGTCGGGGATGGTGCCCCAGCCCATCAGAGTCGGGATCACCGGGATACCCGTCAGTTCGGCGAATTCAACCAACAGTTCGCTGGCGTCGGCATTGATCACGCCGCCACCGCTGACCAGCAGCGGGCGTTCGGCCTGATCGAGCATCGCCAGGGCTTTCTCGACCTGGATGCGCGTGGCCAGTGGCTTGGCCAACGGCAGTGGCTGGTAGGCGTCGATGTCGAACTCGATCTCGGCCATCTGCACGTCGAACGGCAAGTCGATCAGCACTGGGCCTGGGCGGCCGGAGCGCATTTCGTAGAAGGCTTTCTGGAAGGCATAGGGCACCTGGCCCGGCTCCAGCACGGTGGTTGCCCACTTGGTCACCGGCTTGACGATGCTGGTGATATCCACGGCCTGGAAGTCTTCCTTGTGCATCCGGGCGCGGGGCGCTTGCCCGGTGATGCACAGGATCGGGATGGAGTCGGCCGAGGCGCTGTACAGGCCGGTGACCATATCGGTGCCCGCCGGGCCCGAAGTGCCGATGCACACGCCGATATTGCCGGCCTTGGTGCGGGTGTACCCCTCGGCCATGTGCGAAGCGCCTTCCACGTGGCGAGCAAGGACGTGATCGATGCCGCCGACCTTTTGCAGGGCCGAATACAACGGGTTGATCGCGGCGCCTGGGATACCGAAGGCTGTGTCTACACCCTCACGGCGCATCACCAGGACAGCGGCTTCGATTGCTCTCATTTTGCTCATGGTTTTGGTGCCTCTTGCGTTTTGTAATTGTATACAAGTGGTAGTGCTTCAAAGTGTATTCACGGCGAGAGGCGCAGGTCAATCCATTTTGTTGTCGAGCCTGTGCATTCGTCGGAAGGCTTTTTAGCGGGATGATTTCGACGTATGGCGTGTATGTTTCAAAATATTGTATACAAAAAATAAATCTATTGTGTTCTATTTGTTGCATCCAGCTTCTGATCAATCAGAAGCCCAAGGCTTTCTCAATAACAAGATAAGGACGGCACCCATGAGCGCTCTAACCTTGAAAGTCGCAGTCAACCTGGTCAGTCAGGCCATCACCGCAGGCCGCACCATCGCCGCCGCACCACTGACGATCGCGGTGCTCGACAGCGGCGGGCACCTGATTACCCTGCAACGGGAAGACGGTGCCAGCCTGCTGCGCCCGCAAATCGCCATCGGCAAGGCCTGGGGCGCGATTGCCCTGGGCAAGGGCTCGCGCCTGCTGGCCCTGGATGCCCAGCAACGGCCGGCGTTTATCGCCGCGCTGAACAGCCTGGGGCAGGGCGGCGTGGTGCCGGCGCCGGGTGGGGTATTGATTCGGGACCCGGCCGGGGTGGTATTGGGAGCGATCGGGATCAGTGGGGATACGTCCGATATTGATGAGCAGTGTGCGATTACGGCGATCGAGGGGGTGGGGTTGTTGGCGGATGCGGGGGTCTCGGCTTGATTTTGGGGTGACAGGGCGGGCCTCTTCGCGAGCAAACCCCATATTTTGACCTGTGGACGCGCTCAGAATGTGGGAGCGGGCTTGCTCGCGAAAGCGGCGACTCGGTCTTGAACCTATACCCAAACCGCATCCCACAGCGGATAGTCGCCAACCCTCTCCACCAATCCCGCCCTCAATGGATTGGCCACCACATACCTGGCCACTTTCACCAGGTCTTCTTCCCTACGCAGGGCATGGTCATGAAAGCTGGTTTGCCAGAGTCTTCCCTTGCGGCCAGTGGCGCCATTGACCGATCGAGTGCTTTTGGATTTGACCTGGCATACCAAGTCGCCCAGCGAGCCTTTTTGCAGCTCGATCAGCCAGTGGAAGTGGTCGGGCATCACCACCCAGGCCAGAGTGTGCGCCAGCCCTTGATACTGGGCGAGCCTGAACTGCCAGACCACCAGGCGGCCCAGGTAGAAGTCCCTGAAGATCGGCACGCGTTCATGGGTGTTGGTGGTGATCAGGTAGATGCGATTGGTTTCGCTGAACCTGCCGATGCGCAGGCGGTGTGAGGTGGCTCGATCAGGCATTCCGTTGCCTCTCTTCAGATGGGGTCTTGAGAGGCTAGATCGGGGATTTTGAGGCTGATGGGCAGGCTTTTGGCAGGATGTGTCTGGGACGGCGCTTTTGCGAGCAAGCCCGCTCCCACATGGGATCTTTGTTGTTCATACATTTTGTGTCTGGCACAAATCTAGTGTGGGCGCGGGCTTGCTCGCGAATCTTGGCCACACCACGGCCCATCAGTCCGGCTCGCACCCCTTCAACACCAACCGGATAATCGTCTGCGCCGCCGCTTCATAATCGGCCTCGTCGAGCTTGGCCTTGCCGGTGACTGCCGAGATCTGCCAGTCGAAGTCGGCATAGGTCTGTGTCGCCGCCCAGATACTGAACATCAGGTGATGAGGGTCAATGGCCGCGATCAGGCCGCGATCGACCCAGTTCTGGATGCAATCGATATTGTGCTTGGCCTGGGCATTGAGCTGTTGCACCTGCTCGGGGCTCAGGTGCGGGGCGCCGTGCATGATTTCGCTGGCGAATACTTTCGAGGCAAAGGGCAGGTCGCGGGAGATGCTGATTTTCGAGCGGATATAGCCGCTCAATACCTGTTTGGGGTCGCCGTCCGGGTTGAAGGGAGTGGAGGCGGCCAGGATCGGCTCGATGATGCTTTCGAGCACCTCGCGGTAGAGGTTGTCCTTGGATTTGAAGTAGTAGTAGACATTGGGCTTGGGCAGCCCGGCCTTGGCGGCGATGTCGCTGGTTTTGGTCGCGGCGAAGCCCTTGTCGGCAAACTCCTCGCTGGCAGCCCGCAGGATCAGTTCTTTGTTGCGCTCGCGAATGGTGCTCATAGACCAGATGATTCCTTGCCAGGACAGGCGGTTGCGCATGGTAGCACCGGCGATCTGCGCGCCTCAAGAATCTGCCCGCGACGCTTTGTACCACGCTATGCTGCGAAATATCCCACATTAAGGACGTCCGATTCATGGCAGGAAGCAGCTTATTGGTATTGATCGATGACATCGCCGCTGTCCTGGATGATGTCGCCTTGATGACAAAAATGGCCGCCAAGAAAACCGCTGGGGTGCTGGGTGACGATCTGGCGCTCAATGCCCAGCAAGTCTCCGGCGTGCGCGCCGAGCGGGAAATCCCGGTGGTGTGGGCCGTTGCCAAGGGTTCGTTTATCAACAAGCTGATCCTGGTGCCCGCCGCGTTGCTGATCAGCGCCTTCGCGCCGTGGGCGGTCACGCCATTGTTGATGTTGGGTGGCGCTTATCTGTGCTTCGAGGGCTTTGAAAAGCTCGCCCATAAATTCCTGCACAGCAAGGCGGACGACCAGGCCGAGCATGCCCAGTTGGTTGAAGCCGTGGCCGATCCGGCAACTGACCTGGTGGCCTTCGAGAAACACAAGATCAAGGGCGCGATCCGTACTGACTTTATCCTCTCGGCTGAAATCATCGCTATCACCCTGGGCACCGTGGCCGATGCGCCTTTGATGCAACAGGTGATCGTGTTGTCGGGCATCGCCCTGGTCATGACCATTGGCGTGTACGGGCTGGTGGCCGGCATCGTCAAGCTCGATGACCTGGGCCTGTGGATGACGCAAAAGCCCGGCAAGCGGGTACGTGATATCGGCAACGGGCTTCTGCGCGCCGCGCCGTACATGATGAAAAGCCTGTCGGTGATCGGCACGGCGGCCATGTTCATGGTCGGTGGTGGCATCCTGACTCACGGCGTGCCGGCGGTGCAGCGCTGGATTGAAACGGTGAGCCAGAGCATGGGTGGCATCAGCTGGCTGGTGCCGACCCTGCTCAACGCGGTTGCGGGGATTATCGCTGGCGCATTAGTGCTGGCGCTGGTCAGCGTGGTGGGCAAGGCCTGGAAAACCCTCAGGGCTTGAAGACCTGCCTGCTGCGATAAAAAAGGCCATTCAATCGAATGGCCTTTTTTTGTACTTGGCTGGTTACTCCGCAATCTGCAACTTGCGCGACGCGGTATACACATACCGTACTTTTTCATACTCGAACGGCGAGTTCATCTGACCGTAGCGAAAGCTCGTCTGGTAGCGTTTGTCCACTGCACGCAAGGCCCAGATTTCCGGGTGGTTGGAGCTGGCTTCGGACACGTTGAGGAAGTTGATCTGGGATTCTGCGGTGTAGTCCACCAGCAGGCCGCCGGTGTCTCGCAGGTTGGACGGGCCGAAGATCGGCAGGACCAGGTAGGCACCGCCAGGCACGCCGTAGAAGCCCAGGGTCTGGCCGAAGTCTTCGCTCTGGCGCGGCAGGCCCATGGCGGTGGCCGGGTCCCACAGGCCGGCGATGCCGAGGGTGGTGTTGACCAGCAGGCGACCGGTGGTTTCCAGGGAGCGGTGGCCCTTGAGTTGCAGCAGGCTGTTCAGCAGGTTGGGCACATCGCCCAGGTTGTTGAAGAAGTTGCTGACGCCAGTACGCAGGAAGCTTGGGGTGACGTAGCGATAACCATCGACCACCGGCAAGAACACCCATTGGTCGAAGCGATAGTTGAAGTGATACACCCGACGGTTCCACGACTCCAGCGGGTCATAGACGTTGAGGGCGTTGAGGGTCGAGCGCTCGAACTC from Pseudomonas fluorescens encodes the following:
- a CDS encoding REP-associated tyrosine transposase, whose protein sequence is MPDRATSHRLRIGRFSETNRIYLITTNTHERVPIFRDFYLGRLVVWQFRLAQYQGLAHTLAWVVMPDHFHWLIELQKGSLGDLVCQVKSKSTRSVNGATGRKGRLWQTSFHDHALRREEDLVKVARYVVANPLRAGLVERVGDYPLWDAVWV
- the gcl gene encoding glyoxylate carboligase translates to MSKMRAIEAAVLVMRREGVDTAFGIPGAAINPLYSALQKVGGIDHVLARHVEGASHMAEGYTRTKAGNIGVCIGTSGPAGTDMVTGLYSASADSIPILCITGQAPRARMHKEDFQAVDITSIVKPVTKWATTVLEPGQVPYAFQKAFYEMRSGRPGPVLIDLPFDVQMAEIEFDIDAYQPLPLAKPLATRIQVEKALAMLDQAERPLLVSGGGVINADASELLVEFAELTGIPVIPTLMGWGTIPDDHPLMVGMVGLQTSHRYGNATMLKSDVVLGVGNRWANRHTGSVEVYTEGRKFIHVDIEPTQIGRVFTPDLGIVSDAGAALTLFIEVAREWKAAGKLKDRSAWLHDCQQRKATLHRKTHFDNVPVKPQRVYEEMNQVFGKDTCYVSTIGLSQIAGAQFLHVYKPRHWINCGQAGPLGWTIPAALGVVKADPNRKVVALSGDYDFQFMIEELAVGAQFKLPYIHVVVNNSYLGLIRQAQRGFEMDYCVQLSFDNLNAPELNGYGVDHVAVAEGLGCKALRVFEPGQIQPALRKAQEMIEEFKVPVIVEIILERVTNISMGTEINAVNEFEDLALVGNDAPTAISLLD
- a CDS encoding GlcG/HbpS family heme-binding protein produces the protein MSALTLKVAVNLVSQAITAGRTIAAAPLTIAVLDSGGHLITLQREDGASLLRPQIAIGKAWGAIALGKGSRLLALDAQQRPAFIAALNSLGQGGVVPAPGGVLIRDPAGVVLGAIGISGDTSDIDEQCAITAIEGVGLLADAGVSA
- the hyi gene encoding hydroxypyruvate isomerase codes for the protein MPRFAANLSMLFTEQDFLARFKAAADAGFSGVEYLFPYEFSSAEIKAQLDAHGLTQVLFNLPAGDWASGERGLACHPDRVEEFRAGVNLAIAYAQVLGNTQINCLAGIRPQGFDDATLEKTFVANLKYAADKLQAVGIKLVMEAINTRDIPGFYLNNTAQALGIREQVGSTNLFLQYDIYHMQIMEGDLARTMATHLDQINHIQLADNPGRNEPGTGEINYRFLFDHLDRIGYQGWVGCEYKPLTTTEAGLGWLKTHNAI
- a CDS encoding VacJ family lipoprotein, encoding MAKHLLLLAALLCAGVANADNSKAHAPNVVDQDGFKEPLSKLKFNPGLDQREFERSTLNALNVYDPLESWNRRVYHFNYRFDQWVFLPVVDGYRYVTPSFLRTGVSNFFNNLGDVPNLLNSLLQLKGHRSLETTGRLLVNTTLGIAGLWDPATAMGLPRQSEDFGQTLGFYGVPGGAYLVLPIFGPSNLRDTGGLLVDYTAESQINFLNVSEASSNHPEIWALRAVDKRYQTSFRYGQMNSPFEYEKVRYVYTASRKLQIAE
- a CDS encoding DUF808 domain-containing protein, with amino-acid sequence MAGSSLLVLIDDIAAVLDDVALMTKMAAKKTAGVLGDDLALNAQQVSGVRAEREIPVVWAVAKGSFINKLILVPAALLISAFAPWAVTPLLMLGGAYLCFEGFEKLAHKFLHSKADDQAEHAQLVEAVADPATDLVAFEKHKIKGAIRTDFILSAEIIAITLGTVADAPLMQQVIVLSGIALVMTIGVYGLVAGIVKLDDLGLWMTQKPGKRVRDIGNGLLRAAPYMMKSLSVIGTAAMFMVGGGILTHGVPAVQRWIETVSQSMGGISWLVPTLLNAVAGIIAGALVLALVSVVGKAWKTLRA
- a CDS encoding TetR/AcrR family transcriptional regulator, with product MSTIRERNKELILRAASEEFADKGFAATKTSDIAAKAGLPKPNVYYYFKSKDNLYREVLESIIEPILAASTPFNPDGDPKQVLSGYIRSKISISRDLPFASKVFASEIMHGAPHLSPEQVQQLNAQAKHNIDCIQNWVDRGLIAAIDPHHLMFSIWAATQTYADFDWQISAVTGKAKLDEADYEAAAQTIIRLVLKGCEPD